Proteins co-encoded in one Euleptes europaea isolate rEulEur1 chromosome 1, rEulEur1.hap1, whole genome shotgun sequence genomic window:
- the LOC130473725 gene encoding zinc finger protein ZFP2-like — protein ECGKAFASSSNLNVHQRIHTGEKPYKCLECGKAFASNSELTIHQRIHTGEKPYKCLQCGKCFAQPSNLTIHQRIHTGEKPYKCLECGKKFALSSELIVHQRIHTGEKPYKCLQCGKSFARSSNLTIHRRIHTGEKPYKCLECGKAFASNSELIVHQRSHTGEKPYKCLQCGKSFARRSSLTIHQHFHTGEKPYKCLQCGKNFALSSELTIHQRIHTGEKPYKCFQCGKLFARRTSLTNHQRIHTGEKPYKCLQCGKSFAVCSHLTIHQRIHTGEKPYKCLQCGKAFTSCSDLTTHQRIHTGEKPYKCLQCGKSFAWRSSLTIHQRTHTGEKL, from the exons gagtgtggaaaggcctttgcttcgagttcaaatCTTaatgtccatcaacgtatccacactggggagaaaccttataaatgcttagagtgtggaaaggcCTTTGCTTCGAATTCAGAGCTTACcatccatcaacgtatccacactggggagaaaccttataaatgcttgcagtgtggaaagtgctttgctCAGCCTTCAAACCTTACTAttcatcagcgtatccacactggggagaaaccttataaatgtttggagtgtggaaagaagttTGCTTTGAGTTCAGAGCTtattgtccatcaacgtatccacactggggagaaaccttataaatgcttgcagtgtggaaagagctttgccagGAGTTCAA ACCTTACTATCCATcggcgtatccacactggggagaaaccttataaatgtttggagtgtggaaaggccTTTGCCTCGAATTCCGAGCTTATTGTCCATCAACGGTCACACAccggggagaaaccttataaatgtttgcagtgtggaaagagctttgctaggCGTTCAAGCCTTACCATCCACCAGCAtttccacactggagagaaaccttataaatgtttgcagtgtggaaagaactttgctttgagttcagagcttactatccatcagcgtatccacactggggagaaaccttataaatgcttccAGTGTGGAAAGCTCTTTGCTCGGCGTACAAGCCTGACTAACcaccagcgtatccacactggggagaaaccttataaatgcttgcagtgtggaaagagctttgctgtctgttcacaccttactatccatcagcgtatccacactggggagaaaccttataaatgcttgcagtgtggaaaggcctTTACTTCGTGTTCAGACCTTACTacccatcagcgtatccacactggggagaaaccttataaatgcttgcagtgtggaaagagctttgcttggcGCTCAAGCCTTACTATCCACCAGCGtacccacactggagagaaactaTAA